A segment of the Hallerella succinigenes genome:
CTCTTTAAACGCGTTCTCGACAGCGATTATAACGAAGAAATTTATTTGGGACTCAGCCGTAACTGGATTTCTTGGCACGACATTGCCAATCGAATGCTCGAACTCTATGAAAAATTGACCCGCAAAAAAAGCTCCGCGAAAATCGTGGAGCAAGATTTGGGGTGGTCCGACCATCCGATGCTCTTTTCTGTGGAAAAAATCGCAGCCACTTTCGGCTTAAGCTTTGACGCTAGCGCCGAAATGGACAAGCATATCGAATGGCAGTTGAAATCTACAATAGCGAATTCTTGAGGAAAGTAATCGCTTCGTGGCGAGAAGGGCTCAGCGGTTCGTAAAGTTCGAGTACGCGGAGCAAACGCTTTTTGCCCGGTTCAATATACTGCTCAAAGCTTGCAATCTTCTTTTCCATCGACAAGAAACAGAACGCTCCCATCGCCTGCATCAAACGTTGCAGGCTTGCTTGTAAAAAGAGCGTCCATGCTTCATCCTTGTCGAAGGATTCGTGGCAAAGCGTATAACCGCGGTACCAATCTTCAAAGAAATCTTCCACCATTGCTTCTGGGAGAGAGACGTACGGATCCCAAAGAAGCGAAGCGATGTCGTAGAACATCGTGCCGCGGCGAGCGCCTTGGAAGTCTACAAAGCCGACTTCGGAATTGTTGCAAACCATGATGTTCTGGGACTGGAAATCGCGATGCATCAAAACCTTCGGATGCGTGTCGACCATGCAAGCGAGGGTCGAAAAGAAGTTTTCGACTGCCTGCGGAATTTCGGCAATGCCCCTTTTCTTTTGAAGATAATTTGTACGGAAATAATCGGTTTCCCATTTGAGAGCGCTGTAATCAAAACGGCGAGCTGCAATATCTGCACGGCAAAGGAAGAACTTGGGGCTGGATTCCTGCCAGCGGACCAATGCATCGATCACAGCCGGGTACAGAACACGTGCGCTGCCAGCGAGGGTCTGACCGTCTTTGACTACAACGGAAAGGAGCGTGTGTTCGCCCATGTCCTGCATCAGGATTTGGGCGAAAGCATCGTCGACAGCCCAAATTTCTGGTGTCGGCAGGCTAAAGTCGTTAAAGGATTTTCCGTAAGAGACAAAATGTTCAAAGTCTTCATTCGCGGAGGCGTTCGTTTGCAGAATCGCGGTCTTTTCGCCTTCGGTGATGCGGTAATATTGACGACCCGATCCTGCGGAACCGGCGAGGCTCCATGCGGCTTTAGCGGTAAAGCCTTTACTTTCAAGGGAACGGAGAATCTTGGGGGCAATTTGCGGACGTTCTTGTATCATAGCGTATCCTGGAATTGAATTTCTTTGATAATATATCATTCTAATTTTCATTTTTGTACGAAATTCAAATATTTCAAAAATATTTTTTTGAATTTCCCGTTGCCATTGCCAAAAAGCTTTTTTATTTTCTTTGCGTATGAATTACTCGATCATCACTCTCAACGGCAACAACTGGTGGTGGCGTACTTTGAAATCGGAGTACGCGTTTTGATCGTTTGATCCATTTTTAGGCAAATGCGGCTCCGATATGAAATCGGGGCTTTTTTTTTGCATTAGAAATTCAATTATAAGGAAGAAATCATGACCGAAAGAACAGACAGTATCTATGTAGCGCTCCCCGGTGAACGCTATACCCCGTTCTCCTTAGCGAAAAAGCTCGGCGCTAAGGCAATCTTTGAATCGGCAAGCTTTGCGCACGGTCGTAGCCGCTATTCCACTCTGATGGTAGACGAAGGCTTCCGTTTGCGTCAGAACGAAAAGGACGTGAGCATTATCGTGGACGGCAAGGAAAGCGTCTTTTTGAAGGAAGGCGAAGGAGACATTCTCGATGCTCTTTTAAGGATCTCTGCGGAAAATACGGTTCCGCCTAACCAGATCCCAATCCCTTCTTCGGGCGTGGGCTATCTCGGCTATGAATTCTGCGCCCGCTGCGATACGATTCGCCTGGCTCCGCAGGTCGATGAATTGAACATTCCAGAAGCGGAATTCTTAATCGGTCACATTTACATCGTCTTTGACCACTTTACCGAAAAGCTTCACCTGTTCGCTCTGAACTACGAAGAACACCAGATTAATTTGCCGGCTGCGATCGAAAACATCCAGAAGCGTCTTGCGGATCTGGACTTTAGCTATCTCGCTCCGGAAGCCAAGTACAGCAAGGGCATTACGATGACGGACATCGAAAACTCTCGCAAGGAATACGTGGAAAAGGTCGCGGAACTGCAGAAGCATATTATCGCAGGTGACATCGTGCAAGCGGTCCCATCTCGCCGCATCCAGTTCGCAAGCGATATCGAAGCTTTGGACATTTATCGCAGACTTCGCACGGTGAACCCGTCGCCGTATATGTTCTACCTCGATTACGGTACGCATCAGTTCATCGGCGCTTCGCCGGAAAGCCTTGTACGTGTGCGCGAGGGCATCGCCACAATTCACCCGATTGCCGGTACACGTCGTCGCGGTAAAGATGAAGCGGAAGATGAAATACTCATCAAGAATTTGAAGGCCGATCCCAAGGAACGCGCAGAACACCTGATGCTCGTGGACCTAGCTCGTAACGACCTCGGCCGAGTTTGTGAAGCGGGTACCGTGGAAACGACCAAGTACATGGATTGCGAAAAGTTCAGCCATGTGATTCACCTCGTTTCCGATGTGCAGGGAAAGGTTTCGAAGGGCAAAAAAGCGATTGAAGTCTTGCGTTCGAGCTTCCCGGCGGGTACGGTGAGCGGCGCTCCGAAAATCAGCGCAATCGAAATTCTTTCTCGCCTTGAAAAGGTCAAGCGTCGCTTCTATGCGGGTGCCGTGGGCTATATGGAATCCGATGGTGACTTGGATTTTTGCATTGCCATTCGTTGCTGCTTGAAGCAGGGTAAGACGATTAGCTTGCAGGCGGGAGGCGGTATTGTCGCAGCCTCTAACGCTGAACGTGAATTCGAAGAAACAAATGAGAAATTGGGTGCCGTCCGCGCCGTGTTGGAAGGAGAAAATTAAAATGATCGTCATTATCGATAACTACGATTCCTTTACATACAACGTCTATCAGGCGCTGGCAAAAATCACCCCGGAAGAAATTCGCGTGCTCCGTAGCCGTGAATGCACGATCCAGGAAATTGAAGCCTTGAATCCGAGCCGTTTGATCGTGAGCCCGGGTCCGGGTCGTCCGGAAGATGCGGGAATTTCCGTAGAAGCGATCAAGCATTTTGCTGGCAAGCTTCCGATTCTCGGCGTATGCCTCGGGCATCAGGCTATCGGCTACGCTTTTGGTGCAAAGATTGTGCAGGCGAAGTTCATTAAGCACGGCATTGCGGAAGAAATTGACTTGGACGGCAAGGGCCTTTTCCGTACCATCGGCAAGAAGAACATCTTTACGCGTTACCACAGCCTTGTGATCGATGAATCGACACTGCCTTCGGATTTTGAAATCACGGCACGTGCTACGGACGGCGACATTATGGGCATTCGCCATAAGACGATGCCGATTGAAGGCGTGCAGTTCCATCCGGAATCCATTGCGAGCGGCCGTGCAGACGAATTTTTCAAGGCGTTCTTGAACTACCGTCGCGAACCGCTCGATGTGCGCGGCATTTTGAACACGCTCATGGACGGCAAGGATCTTTCCCGTAAGACAGCAGAGCTCTTTATGGAAGACCTGACGGACGGCATCATGGATGAACGCCAGATGGCGGGCATCTTGACCGCACTCTTTGCTAAGGGTCCTGTGGCAGACGAAATCGCCGGCTGCGCCTATGTGCTGAACAAGAAGAAACGCCGTTTCCCGTACAGCGGTGACGAACTCACGGATATCGTGGGTACGGGTGGCGATGGTAAGGGAAGCTTCAACGTGAGTTCCCTTTCGGGCCTCATCGCCGCGACTTGCGGTGCGAAGGTAGCTAAGCACGGTAACCGTGCCGTTTCGAGCAAGTCGGGCGCAGCGGACTTCTATACGGCTGCAGGCTTTAAGCTCGATATGACGCCAACGCAGGCTGCAACAGTCATCGACAAGACGAACTTTGTATTTCTCATGGCTCCGGTTTATCACAGCGCAATGCGCTTTGCGGCCCCGGTGCGTGCGGCTCTTGGCGTAAAGACCATCATGAACTTGCTTGGACCTCTCACGAACCCGGCTGAAGCCAAGTATCTGATGCTCGGCGTATACAGCAAATCAGTGCTCGAACCGTTTACCAAGGCGGCAAAGGCTCTCGGTGCAAAGCGTGTGATGGTCGCAATCAGCGATGACGGCTATGATGAAATTTCTCCGTGCGTTCCGTCAACGATTGCAGAAATTCTCGAAGACGGCAAGTACCGTGAATACCGCCTGGATCCAAAGGAATTCGGCGTTCCGTCTGTGGACCCGGAAGATCTCGCCGGCGGCACGGGCGCAGACAACTTTGCGCTCGCCATAGATCTGTTGAATGGCAAGGGTCGCCCGGGCATCAAGTATGCTTGCGCTTTGAATGCGGGGGCAGCCCTTTATATTAGCAATAAGGCAAAGACCGTGAAGGAAGGCTACGACATGGCGATGAAGGCAATGGAAGACGGCTCAGTTCTAAAGAAGATCGAAGAAGTCAAGAACGCCACTCAGCAGTTCTAAACTTCCTCGCTTTGGAATATGAAAAAGGCCCGCAATGATGCGGGTCTTTTTTGCAATGCTTGAATTTTAATTTACAATGCTGTGTTTGCCGTTCAAACAGAATCAAATTAGAGGTTCTTGTTGATAGCGGCAACAAGCGTGTTCTTGGGAACTGCACCGACGATATTTGCCACTTCCAAACCGTTCTTGAAAAACTTCATGTTCGGGATGTTCGTAATGCCGAAACGAGCGCAAAGAGATTCGTTCGAATCCACGTCCACCTTGGCAACGACGATCTTTTCGTCAAATTCTTGGGCGAGTTCTTCCATCACAGGACCCATCATCTGGCACGGTCTGCACCATACAGCCCAGAAGTCCACCAAGACGAGTTTACCAGAATTTATCACCTGGTCAAAATCTTTTTCTGTCACATTGAGAACGGACATTCTTCACCTCTCTAAATTTTTGCTATAAAATAGCTATTTTTCTACATCGAGAGTATAGATATGCCTTTTTTTGCGATTCTCATCACGTTTTGCCTGTTCCTTTCGCCAGCACTCGCTGCTGTCGATGAACTCAGCACAGCGCGCAAGGGAGCAGAATCGCCGGAAATCGCAGAACGCACCTACGACTTGGAAGGTCAGAAGGCGGAATGGATTCTCGGCACTTCGATTCTCGGCAATCCGGATTTGGATTTTCGTTCCGCAGGAATCGGCGGCCCCACGCGCAGACTCCCCTCTAAGCTTGCTGGCATTTTCACGTTCCCGCTTGAATACGATGAGACGCAGCTTTCGATGTATGGCGAAAACGGTGTGATGAAGGAAGACTTTGCCCGCGGAATTCCTGTGGACACTCCAGAAACGCATATCCTTTGGGAACGTTATTCGTTTAACGGAAACTCTTTCGGTTTGGACTTTAGACGTCTGTTGCTCGACAGCATTGAGCTCGATATCGGTTGGGCAAGCTATTCAAATGACAGCTCCAAAGTATTCCGCTATCAGGATGTGACCCACCAGCCGTTCTTTGCTTTGGGACGAGACTCTTCGCAGATTCCATTCACCGGGCGTAACGTACAAATGAACACGACGCATTTTAAGCCTGCGATTGCCTGGTATTTTCCCAAGGGAACCGCCGTGGCAAGCATGAGCTACCTCGTGGTAGAGAACGACGATATTCCTCCGTACTCATACACGCAGGATACGACCGATTACAGCAGTGTAACCTATTTGAGAAACCCGTTGAATACGGAATTGCGTTCGTTCACGTATGGCATTCGCGGATCGTTTCATCCGATCAAGCCGTTAGAAATTTATGCAAGCATTTACAGCGGCGAGCATGAAATCCATTACGACAGTTTGCCGGATTTGGTGAAGAGCATTCAAGACACTCTCGATGAAGACGGCAAAACGATCCAAGATACTACCTGGTACGGTGTGACCGACGCTTTGAAATATGAAACGATCAATGGCGAAGGCGGAATTGCGTTAAAACTTCCGCTGAATCCAGCACTTCGCATGCAGTATGAATTCACCGAGCTCAATTCCCGGTACAAGCAGGACCGTGAACTTTATTATTTGGAATTGAAAGACGAACTCGCATTCCTCGAATTTAGAGTTCAGGCAGGTGCGTTGCGCAATTCGAACATCTTTGATTCCGTGGAAGTGGCAAAGATGACATCCGCCTATGCGACTTTGCACTTGCCGTACCATTTGGACCTCAAGGGGACGGTTCGAAACGACGTGCGCTTCCCCGATGTCGATGAGCTCAAGGTTTACAACCGCGCCCGATATGCTTACCCGAACAAAGATTTGAAGGAAGAAGAACGCGTACGCATGACCGGAGATTTCGAATGGAATCCGGGTGGAATCTTTTACGGCGTCGGTTTGCGATACGAATATGCGGATAATCCGATCAAGCAGCGCTGGGTAACAGGAGAAGGTCTCGAATCGATTGAAACGGCTTCGCAGTGGATCAATCTGGATTATGCAGAAGTTTTGGACTGGTATGTGGCGGCAGGCATTTCCATTGGAAATTGGCAGCTCTATTTGGAACGTGAACAGTCCCTAGCAAAAGAGAATCGCCCGATCGATGTCACGGATCTTTATTACAAAGGTTACATCCGCTGGTCGGATAAATTTGTGAAGAACCGTTTAGGCGTAAGCGTCGCCTTCAACTTTACATGGTTCGGCAACCGCTACGATCTTCAAGTGACGGAAGACGAGGAAACAGAAAAAGAAGTGCTGGAAGTCGTCGAACTCAAGCATTATCTCGCTCTGAACTTTGAAGCCCGCATGCGGATTCTTACGTTCTCGCTGTACACGCGTATCGACAATTTAAATCACAGCCTTTATGAACCTGCTGCGGGTTACCGACCCGAAGGAATCCGATTCCTCTACGGCATTACGTGGAGCTTTGACAATTAAAAGGCTCAAAGATCAGGGTTTGATTTGAACCTTGTACATCACCGGCCAGTTTTTCCCAGTGATCCAAAAAGCTTTTCCGTCATAGGCGATGCCGTTCAGGACTTCTGCTTCCGGAATCTTTTTACGGATCTGACGGGCAATCCTTGAAAAATCATACCACTTGAGAACCTTGCCCGATTTCGGATCAATTGCGGCAATGGAATCGGACTGCCAAACGTTTGCGTAAACAATGTCCCCCACCGCTTCCAGTTCATTCAGATTGCGGACAGGTTTGGAATCGTCCGTTACAGAAACGTTTCGAAAAACGTTCTTTTCGCCAGGCGAAAGAAAGTACAGGCGATCACTGCCATCAGACATCAACAAGGAGCCTTTATAAAAAGCGAGTCCCCAGCCTTCTGTCGGAATCGAAAAGGCGCTTTTGCGGGTTAGCGTTTGAGCGTCATAAACGAAAGCGGTTCCCTCACGCCAAGTCAGCCAAAAAATATCGTTTCCCAGTTTAATGGACCCTTCGCCAAAAAATCGAGATTCCAAAGAAACGGAATCCGTCGGTGCTTTGCCCGGCGCCGGGTAACGGAACATTCGGGATTTCCCATAATGCCCCGTCGTTTCGTAAAGAACTCCCCCGTCAAAAAACAGGCCCTGCGTATAATGGTCCACAGAATGTTCTGCGGAATCCAAAACCGTAAAAGAGCCGAGAGCCGCGGCGCAGAGGAGTTCAGAAAGCATTACTTCGAAAGCCAAATGTCCGGCCAGCGGTCATTGCCGGAGTGATACGTGATACGAGCTGCGGTCTTTGGATCTTTACCGATTTCCCACAGGTAAAGTTCGTAATCATAAATGTCGTGATCGTGACCCTTTGCCGTTGCGCCCCAGACGAGCCATTTGCCGTTTGCGGAAACGCGCGGGAAGTATTCATGCGAGCGACGGCCCGGAAGGTCCATGAGCTTCGCGGCTTTCGGAACGCCAAAGAAGCCGACCTTTTCTTGCTGTTCGCCGTTCTTGACGTTGAACCAAAGAATTTCACTTGGAGCGGCAGTGCCACCGTTACCCGTCGGATTTACACGGTAAACCTTGCTG
Coding sequences within it:
- a CDS encoding aminoglycoside phosphotransferase family protein, whose protein sequence is MIQERPQIAPKILRSLESKGFTAKAAWSLAGSAGSGRQYYRITEGEKTAILQTNASANEDFEHFVSYGKSFNDFSLPTPEIWAVDDAFAQILMQDMGEHTLLSVVVKDGQTLAGSARVLYPAVIDALVRWQESSPKFFLCRADIAARRFDYSALKWETDYFRTNYLQKKRGIAEIPQAVENFFSTLACMVDTHPKVLMHRDFQSQNIMVCNNSEVGFVDFQGARRGTMFYDIASLLWDPYVSLPEAMVEDFFEDWYRGYTLCHESFDKDEAWTLFLQASLQRLMQAMGAFCFLSMEKKIASFEQYIEPGKKRLLRVLELYEPLSPSRHEAITFLKNSLL
- a CDS encoding anthranilate synthase component I family protein, which gives rise to MTERTDSIYVALPGERYTPFSLAKKLGAKAIFESASFAHGRSRYSTLMVDEGFRLRQNEKDVSIIVDGKESVFLKEGEGDILDALLRISAENTVPPNQIPIPSSGVGYLGYEFCARCDTIRLAPQVDELNIPEAEFLIGHIYIVFDHFTEKLHLFALNYEEHQINLPAAIENIQKRLADLDFSYLAPEAKYSKGITMTDIENSRKEYVEKVAELQKHIIAGDIVQAVPSRRIQFASDIEALDIYRRLRTVNPSPYMFYLDYGTHQFIGASPESLVRVREGIATIHPIAGTRRRGKDEAEDEILIKNLKADPKERAEHLMLVDLARNDLGRVCEAGTVETTKYMDCEKFSHVIHLVSDVQGKVSKGKKAIEVLRSSFPAGTVSGAPKISAIEILSRLEKVKRRFYAGAVGYMESDGDLDFCIAIRCCLKQGKTISLQAGGGIVAASNAEREFEETNEKLGAVRAVLEGEN
- a CDS encoding bifunctional anthranilate synthase component II/anthranilate phosphoribosyltransferase encodes the protein MIVIIDNYDSFTYNVYQALAKITPEEIRVLRSRECTIQEIEALNPSRLIVSPGPGRPEDAGISVEAIKHFAGKLPILGVCLGHQAIGYAFGAKIVQAKFIKHGIAEEIDLDGKGLFRTIGKKNIFTRYHSLVIDESTLPSDFEITARATDGDIMGIRHKTMPIEGVQFHPESIASGRADEFFKAFLNYRREPLDVRGILNTLMDGKDLSRKTAELFMEDLTDGIMDERQMAGILTALFAKGPVADEIAGCAYVLNKKKRRFPYSGDELTDIVGTGGDGKGSFNVSSLSGLIAATCGAKVAKHGNRAVSSKSGAADFYTAAGFKLDMTPTQAATVIDKTNFVFLMAPVYHSAMRFAAPVRAALGVKTIMNLLGPLTNPAEAKYLMLGVYSKSVLEPFTKAAKALGAKRVMVAISDDGYDEISPCVPSTIAEILEDGKYREYRLDPKEFGVPSVDPEDLAGGTGADNFALAIDLLNGKGRPGIKYACALNAGAALYISNKAKTVKEGYDMAMKAMEDGSVLKKIEEVKNATQQF
- the trxA gene encoding thioredoxin, which translates into the protein MSVLNVTEKDFDQVINSGKLVLVDFWAVWCRPCQMMGPVMEELAQEFDEKIVVAKVDVDSNESLCARFGITNIPNMKFFKNGLEVANIVGAVPKNTLVAAINKNL
- a CDS encoding glutaminyl-peptide cyclotransferase, with product MLSELLCAAALGSFTVLDSAEHSVDHYTQGLFFDGGVLYETTGHYGKSRMFRYPAPGKAPTDSVSLESRFFGEGSIKLGNDIFWLTWREGTAFVYDAQTLTRKSAFSIPTEGWGLAFYKGSLLMSDGSDRLYFLSPGEKNVFRNVSVTDDSKPVRNLNELEAVGDIVYANVWQSDSIAAIDPKSGKVLKWYDFSRIARQIRKKIPEAEVLNGIAYDGKAFWITGKNWPVMYKVQIKP